The following are encoded in a window of Haloarcula halophila genomic DNA:
- a CDS encoding HIT family protein: MSDCIFCQIVDGDIPSRTVYEDDSVLAFLDANPLSPGHTLVIPKAHHERLNDLPADAASEVMSTVHALTPAVEAAVDAPATTVAFNNGEAAGQEVPHVHGHIVPRFEDDGGRPIHALVSDRPDLSDDELDDIAAAIEDGV; this comes from the coding sequence ATGAGCGACTGCATCTTCTGTCAGATCGTCGACGGGGACATCCCGAGCCGGACCGTCTACGAGGACGACTCCGTGCTGGCGTTTCTGGACGCCAACCCGCTCTCGCCGGGGCACACGCTCGTCATCCCGAAAGCCCACCACGAACGGCTGAACGACCTTCCCGCCGACGCCGCCAGCGAGGTCATGAGCACGGTCCACGCGCTCACGCCCGCCGTCGAGGCGGCGGTCGACGCGCCGGCGACGACGGTGGCGTTCAACAACGGCGAGGCCGCCGGCCAGGAAGTTCCCCACGTCCACGGCCACATCGTCCCACGGTTCGAGGACGACGGCGGCCGGCCGATCCACGCGCTCGTCAGCGACCGACCCGACCTGAGCGACGACGAACTCGACGACATCGCGGCGGCCATCGAGGACGGCGTTTAA
- a CDS encoding rhomboid family intramembrane serine protease, which translates to MPRLTDSPTVVTLGAIGAVFALQQVVGLLVPQTLVFGMSHPFSQPWTLVTSVYAHGGPSHLLSNAIALAVLGFLLERETTSLRYHTFFLLTGMFAGLAEVYAARLLGPIVPWMVSQVNVLGASGAIFAFLGYLLASNRLTETVVGGISLSPRAQLAIGGICAAAITIATANPGVALIAHFTGLLLGILAGRAHLLRPGSVLGEPAPTEP; encoded by the coding sequence ATGCCCCGCCTCACGGACAGCCCCACGGTGGTCACCCTCGGGGCCATCGGCGCCGTCTTCGCCCTCCAGCAGGTCGTCGGCTTGCTCGTCCCACAGACGCTCGTGTTCGGGATGTCACACCCGTTCAGTCAGCCCTGGACGCTCGTGACCAGCGTCTACGCCCACGGCGGCCCCTCGCATCTGTTGTCGAACGCCATCGCGCTGGCGGTCCTCGGGTTCCTGCTCGAACGGGAGACCACCAGCCTCCGCTATCACACGTTTTTCCTCCTCACCGGAATGTTCGCCGGCCTGGCCGAGGTGTACGCCGCGCGACTGCTCGGCCCGATCGTCCCCTGGATGGTCAGCCAGGTCAACGTCCTGGGGGCGAGCGGCGCGATCTTCGCGTTCCTGGGGTATCTGCTCGCCTCGAACCGGCTGACCGAGACGGTCGTGGGCGGGATCTCGCTGTCACCACGGGCACAACTCGCGATCGGTGGGATCTGCGCCGCGGCGATCACCATCGCGACCGCGAATCCGGGCGTCGCACTGATCGCACACTTCACCGGCCTCCTGCTGGGTATTCTGGCCGGGCGAGCACACCTGCTGCGCCCCGGGAGCGTCCTCGGGGAACCGGCCCCCACAGAGCCCTAG
- a CDS encoding uracil-DNA glycosylase: protein MSPFPDDDSRNALAEDCRRCPALTESRTCISWGNGPLDADLVVVGEAPAEGDPDADRWRGGNLTGMAYTSRASGRKIRSLLADAGFDHDDCYFTNAVKCHPPENRDPTDDELANCRPYLIEEIETVGPRVVVTTGNHATRTVLALDGDSLDGFLDDVLEPRYSDTLGVPVVPLLHPSYQEVWLARLGYDRAEYVDAIRETVAGCHP, encoded by the coding sequence ATGTCACCGTTCCCCGACGACGACAGTCGCAACGCGCTCGCCGAGGACTGCCGGCGCTGTCCCGCCCTCACCGAGAGTCGTACGTGCATCTCCTGGGGAAACGGCCCGCTGGATGCCGATCTCGTCGTCGTCGGTGAGGCACCGGCCGAGGGGGACCCCGACGCCGACCGCTGGCGGGGCGGGAACCTGACCGGGATGGCCTACACCTCGCGGGCGTCGGGCCGAAAGATCCGCTCGCTCCTGGCCGACGCCGGATTCGACCACGACGACTGTTACTTCACGAACGCGGTGAAGTGTCATCCACCGGAGAACCGCGACCCGACCGACGACGAACTCGCGAACTGTCGGCCCTACCTGATCGAGGAGATCGAGACGGTCGGCCCGCGGGTGGTCGTGACGACCGGGAACCACGCGACGCGAACCGTGCTCGCGCTCGACGGCGACTCGCTGGACGGCTTCCTCGACGACGTACTGGAACCCCGATACAGCGACACACTCGGCGTGCCTGTCGTTCCACTCCTCCACCCGAGCTACCAGGAGGTGTGGCTCGCGCGACTGGGCTACGACCGCGCGGAGTACGTCGACGCGATCCGCGAGACGGTCGCCGGCTGTCACCCGTAG
- a CDS encoding heavy-metal-associated domain-containing protein, whose protein sequence is MSTQTLSVTGMSCTGCEDAVEQALGELSGVVSVSADHGAGTVTVETDGDVDEEAIGSAVADAGYELA, encoded by the coding sequence ATGAGCACGCAGACCCTCTCGGTGACGGGGATGTCCTGTACCGGCTGTGAAGACGCCGTCGAGCAGGCGCTGGGGGAACTCTCCGGCGTCGTCTCGGTATCGGCCGACCACGGCGCGGGGACGGTGACCGTCGAGACAGACGGCGACGTCGACGAGGAAGCGATCGGGTCGGCAGTCGCCGACGCCGGCTACGAACTGGCTTAG
- a CDS encoding universal stress protein encodes MTEYLVATSSVHVTAAAADYLRDRLDPSDDGVVVVAVRDPSAPDRDAGDAANVARSRLAAAMPTTETRAGDPTEEVLAAIDDHDPDTVLIGANRGTEGASGVGETARAVLSAATRPVVVVPLPDL; translated from the coding sequence ATGACCGAATATCTCGTCGCCACCTCGTCGGTCCACGTCACCGCCGCGGCGGCCGACTACCTCCGTGACCGACTGGACCCCAGCGATGACGGCGTGGTCGTCGTCGCGGTCCGTGATCCCTCGGCACCGGACCGTGACGCCGGCGACGCGGCCAACGTCGCCCGTTCGCGACTCGCGGCCGCGATGCCGACGACCGAGACCAGAGCGGGTGACCCGACCGAGGAGGTCCTGGCGGCGATCGACGACCACGACCCGGACACCGTCCTGATCGGCGCCAACCGCGGCACCGAGGGGGCGAGCGGGGTCGGGGAGACCGCCCGGGCGGTGCTGTCGGCGGCGACCCGGCCCGTCGTCGTGGTTCCGTTGCCGGATCTCTAG
- a CDS encoding ribonuclease H-like domain-containing protein, with translation MRVENSFIGVDGVGEKTERSIWEQGITHWDEFEPSVVGGKRGQRIGSFIEEGRDRVAAADVDYFDRAFPNSEQWRLYETFRDRACFFDIETTGLDEHRNQVTTVSLHQDGETRTLVAGDDLTAENLRAAFADAGLLVTFNGKRFDVPFLEANFDIDLRDPHLDLMYTCKKLGLSGGLKQVEQDIGIERERPDISGRDAVRLWREHERGVDGSLETLISYNREDTVNLRTLADRVTSDLDEELFV, from the coding sequence GTGCGCGTCGAGAACAGTTTCATCGGGGTCGACGGCGTCGGCGAGAAGACCGAACGGAGCATCTGGGAGCAGGGGATCACCCACTGGGACGAGTTCGAGCCGTCGGTCGTCGGCGGGAAACGCGGCCAGCGGATCGGGTCGTTCATCGAGGAGGGCCGAGACCGTGTCGCGGCGGCCGACGTCGACTACTTCGACCGGGCCTTCCCCAACAGCGAGCAGTGGCGTCTCTACGAGACGTTCCGCGACCGGGCCTGTTTCTTCGACATCGAGACGACGGGCCTGGACGAACACCGCAACCAGGTGACCACCGTCAGTCTCCACCAGGACGGCGAGACACGGACGCTCGTGGCCGGCGACGATCTCACCGCCGAGAACCTCCGGGCGGCCTTCGCCGACGCCGGCCTCCTGGTGACGTTCAACGGCAAGCGCTTCGACGTCCCCTTCCTGGAGGCGAACTTCGACATCGACCTCAGGGACCCGCACCTCGACCTCATGTACACCTGCAAGAAACTCGGGCTCTCGGGCGGGCTCAAGCAGGTCGAGCAGGACATCGGCATCGAGCGCGAGCGGCCGGACATCTCCGGGCGGGACGCGGTGCGGCTCTGGCGGGAACACGAACGCGGCGTCGACGGCTCCCTGGAGACACTGATCTCGTACAACCGCGAGGACACCGTCAACCTCCGGACGCTGGCCGACCGCGTGACCAGCGACCTCGACGAGGAACTGTTCGTCTAG
- the proB gene encoding glutamate 5-kinase: MREAVDAETVSATRQLAADAQRVIVKAGTNSLTDEESNLDDEKLDKLVDDIEDLLSRGKEVLLVSSGAVGAGIGRVDHPTGTVEESQALSTVGQSHLMRRYTESFERYGRTVAQILITEHDLENPERFTNFRNTVETLLDWGVVPIINENDAVATEELQIGDNDMISSSIAIGVDVDLLVTLTDVGGVYTGNPKENPDAERIPVVGENYDEVEELVSESSTGGFGGIQTKVSGARDVSEHGIPAIIARSTEPDVLENVARAESVGTIFVPINGEVDD; the protein is encoded by the coding sequence ATGCGTGAGGCCGTCGACGCCGAGACCGTCTCGGCGACCCGACAACTCGCCGCCGACGCCCAGCGGGTCATCGTCAAGGCCGGCACGAACTCACTGACCGACGAGGAGTCGAACTTGGACGACGAGAAACTCGACAAACTCGTCGACGATATCGAGGACCTGCTCTCGCGGGGCAAGGAGGTCCTGCTGGTTTCCTCGGGGGCTGTGGGGGCCGGGATCGGCCGGGTCGACCATCCAACCGGGACCGTCGAGGAGTCCCAGGCGCTCTCGACGGTCGGCCAGAGCCACCTGATGCGCCGCTACACCGAGAGCTTCGAACGGTACGGTCGGACGGTCGCCCAGATCCTCATCACCGAACACGACCTGGAGAACCCCGAGCGGTTCACCAACTTCCGCAACACCGTCGAGACGCTGCTCGATTGGGGTGTCGTCCCGATCATCAACGAGAACGACGCCGTCGCGACGGAGGAACTCCAGATCGGCGACAACGACATGATCTCGTCCTCCATCGCTATCGGCGTCGACGTGGACCTGCTGGTGACCCTGACCGACGTGGGCGGGGTCTACACTGGCAACCCCAAGGAGAACCCCGACGCCGAGCGCATCCCGGTCGTCGGCGAGAACTACGACGAGGTCGAAGAGCTGGTCTCCGAGAGCTCGACGGGCGGGTTCGGCGGCATCCAGACGAAGGTCAGCGGCGCCCGGGACGTCAGCGAACACGGTATCCCGGCGATCATCGCCCGGTCGACGGAGCCCGACGTGCTGGAGAACGTCGCCAGGGCCGAATCGGTGGGCACAATATTCGTCCCGATCAACGGTGAGGTAGATGACTGA
- a CDS encoding GIY-YIG nuclease family protein → MAGGTYTLVLERSEGATIEVGALGRRQFPAGWYAYTGSALGSGGFGRIDRHRAVAAGENDTRHWHVDYLLGDPATTVDTVVTTEAAVECAVAGRIGDPTADGFGGVTGFGCSDCDCPTHLTSHERRDVLLASVERAHEAAAAD, encoded by the coding sequence ATGGCCGGCGGGACGTACACGCTCGTCCTCGAACGGAGCGAGGGCGCGACGATCGAGGTCGGCGCGCTCGGCCGGCGGCAGTTTCCGGCCGGATGGTACGCCTACACCGGGAGCGCGCTCGGTTCGGGCGGGTTCGGCCGGATCGACCGTCATCGTGCGGTCGCGGCCGGCGAGAACGACACCCGCCACTGGCACGTCGACTACCTCCTCGGCGATCCGGCGACGACCGTCGACACCGTCGTGACGACCGAGGCCGCTGTCGAGTGTGCGGTCGCCGGCCGGATCGGCGATCCGACGGCCGACGGGTTCGGGGGCGTCACCGGATTCGGCTGTTCGGACTGTGACTGTCCGACCCACCTCACCTCTCACGAGCGCCGGGACGTGTTGCTCGCCAGCGTCGAACGGGCTCACGAGGCCGCGGCGGCCGACTAA
- the proC gene encoding pyrroline-5-carboxylate reductase: MVRTSVIGCGNMGSALVTGLWKSGNHTVIACDLDSEALAAVADYSTETTEDISRAAEADVVFVAVKPDIVEAVLDELELSADQTLVSIAAGVPTEFVEAYTDADVVRIMPNLAAETRDMAAAATGDLSPAIRELLDDVGEFAEIQEAQMDIATAVNGSGPAFVFYLIDAMTQAGVAGGLDHEEAETLAAQTFKGAAETILRDDRSAEELIDAVCSPNGTTIEGMEVLWDSDADEAVADAVAAAERRSKELAADFDDA; encoded by the coding sequence ATGGTACGCACGAGCGTCATCGGCTGCGGGAACATGGGCAGTGCCCTCGTCACGGGCCTCTGGAAGTCCGGGAACCACACGGTCATCGCGTGTGACTTGGACTCCGAGGCGCTGGCGGCCGTCGCCGACTACAGCACGGAGACGACAGAGGACATCTCGCGGGCCGCGGAGGCAGACGTCGTGTTCGTCGCGGTCAAACCCGACATCGTCGAGGCGGTACTGGACGAACTGGAGCTCTCGGCCGACCAGACGCTGGTCTCGATCGCCGCGGGCGTCCCCACGGAGTTCGTCGAGGCATACACCGACGCCGACGTGGTCCGGATCATGCCGAACCTGGCCGCCGAGACCCGCGATATGGCCGCGGCCGCCACAGGCGACCTCTCGCCGGCGATCCGGGAACTGCTGGACGACGTCGGCGAGTTCGCCGAGATCCAGGAGGCACAGATGGACATCGCGACCGCCGTCAACGGGAGCGGGCCGGCCTTCGTCTTCTATCTCATCGACGCCATGACCCAGGCCGGCGTCGCGGGCGGGCTGGACCACGAGGAGGCCGAGACTCTCGCGGCACAGACGTTCAAGGGTGCCGCCGAGACGATCCTGCGGGACGACCGAAGCGCCGAGGAACTGATCGACGCCGTCTGCTCGCCGAACGGGACGACGATCGAGGGTATGGAGGTCCTCTGGGACAGCGACGCCGACGAGGCCGTCGCCGACGCGGTCGCGGCCGCAGAGCGGCGTTCGAAGGAACTGGCGGCCGACTTCGACGATGCGTGA
- a CDS encoding glutamate-5-semialdehyde dehydrogenase has product MTDDTERQVEQAQSAALRLANVDAAERDAALGAIADAIRENSEAILEANAEDVAEAEEMLAEGEYTQALVDRLKLDEGKLESIAGMVESVADQTDPLGKTLAARELDDDLELYKVAVPIGVVGTIFESRPDALVQIAALALKSGNAVILKGGSEASESNRVLYETIVEAVAEADADLPEGWAQLIEAHEEVDRLLELDDKVDLVMPRGSSEFVSYIQDNTQIPVLGHTEGVCHVYVDEAADLEMAEEIAFDAKVQYPAVCNAVETLLVDDDVAADFLPGMVERYREAGVELRGDAPTREIVDVDPASDDDWSSEYGDLELSIKVVEDVYAAVDHANTFGSKHTESIVTEDADVAETFMTGIDAASVFHNASTRFADGYRYGLGAEVGISTGKIHARGPVGLEGLTTYKYYLEGDGQLVASYAGDDALPFTHRDFDGEWTPGHLAGE; this is encoded by the coding sequence ATGACTGACGACACCGAACGCCAGGTCGAACAGGCACAGTCCGCGGCCCTGCGGCTGGCGAACGTCGACGCCGCCGAGCGCGACGCCGCGCTCGGTGCCATCGCCGACGCGATCCGGGAGAACAGCGAGGCGATCCTTGAAGCCAACGCCGAGGACGTCGCCGAGGCAGAGGAGATGCTCGCGGAAGGCGAGTACACGCAGGCGCTGGTCGACCGGCTGAAACTCGACGAGGGCAAACTCGAATCGATCGCCGGGATGGTCGAGTCCGTCGCCGACCAGACCGATCCGCTGGGCAAGACGCTGGCCGCCCGTGAACTCGACGACGACTTGGAGCTGTACAAGGTCGCGGTCCCCATCGGCGTCGTCGGGACCATCTTCGAGTCCCGTCCCGACGCCCTGGTCCAGATCGCCGCGCTCGCGCTGAAGTCGGGCAACGCCGTCATCCTCAAGGGCGGCAGCGAGGCCAGCGAATCCAACCGCGTCCTCTACGAGACGATCGTCGAGGCCGTCGCGGAGGCCGACGCCGACCTCCCCGAAGGCTGGGCACAACTCATCGAGGCCCACGAGGAGGTCGACCGCCTGCTGGAACTGGACGACAAGGTCGATCTGGTGATGCCCCGTGGCTCCTCGGAGTTCGTCTCCTACATCCAGGACAACACCCAGATTCCCGTTCTGGGGCACACCGAGGGGGTCTGTCACGTCTACGTCGACGAGGCGGCCGACCTCGAAATGGCCGAGGAGATCGCCTTCGACGCGAAGGTCCAGTACCCCGCCGTCTGTAACGCCGTCGAGACGCTGCTCGTCGACGACGACGTGGCCGCCGACTTCCTCCCGGGGATGGTCGAGCGCTACCGCGAGGCCGGCGTCGAACTGCGCGGGGACGCCCCGACCCGGGAGATCGTCGACGTCGACCCCGCGAGCGACGACGACTGGTCGAGTGAGTACGGCGACCTCGAACTGTCGATCAAGGTCGTCGAGGACGTCTACGCGGCCGTCGACCACGCCAACACCTTCGGCTCGAAACACACCGAATCGATCGTCACCGAAGACGCCGACGTGGCCGAGACGTTCATGACCGGCATCGACGCCGCAAGCGTCTTCCACAACGCCTCGACGCGCTTCGCCGACGGCTACCGCTACGGGCTGGGCGCGGAGGTCGGTATCTCCACGGGCAAGATCCACGCCCGCGGCCCGGTCGGGCTGGAGGGGCTGACGACCTACAAGTACTACCTGGAGGGTGACGGCCAACTGGTCGCGAGTTACGCCGGCGACGACGCCCTCCCGTTCACTCACCGTGACTTCGACGGCGAGTGGACTCCCGGCCACCTGGCCGGGGAGTGA
- a CDS encoding MinD/ParA family ATP-binding protein has product MGVSTLAFVGATGGAGTTRLAVETAATLARDGRSVAVLDAAFATQGLATRVPAQIRGDLTAVATGEASLAEATYDADFGVPGQVALCPAHAPFERIARAKTSEHAQAFERAVAEAAGQYDHVLLDVPPVAANQALAAVDAAQRRALVVPATARGRDLLPQQRGRLRDVDAPADAVVATRTDAAEAVAVEDADHTVPAGDPNPTSPSALDPESTLAPAVADTTEALLDVELGLSFDSGGLL; this is encoded by the coding sequence ATGGGAGTGTCGACGCTCGCGTTCGTCGGTGCGACGGGTGGTGCGGGAACGACGCGGTTGGCCGTCGAGACGGCCGCGACCCTGGCCAGGGACGGCCGTTCGGTCGCGGTCCTCGATGCGGCCTTCGCGACCCAGGGACTGGCCACGCGGGTCCCGGCACAGATCCGGGGCGACCTGACGGCGGTCGCGACCGGGGAGGCGTCCCTGGCCGAGGCGACCTACGACGCCGACTTCGGCGTCCCCGGTCAGGTCGCGCTCTGTCCGGCCCACGCACCCTTCGAACGCATCGCCCGGGCGAAGACGTCCGAGCACGCACAGGCGTTCGAACGGGCCGTCGCCGAGGCGGCCGGCCAGTACGACCACGTCCTGCTCGACGTTCCGCCGGTCGCCGCCAACCAGGCGCTGGCGGCCGTCGACGCCGCACAACGCCGCGCGCTCGTGGTTCCAGCGACCGCCCGGGGCCGTGATCTCCTCCCCCAGCAGCGTGGCCGGTTACGGGACGTCGACGCGCCCGCCGACGCCGTCGTCGCCACCCGGACCGACGCCGCCGAGGCCGTCGCCGTCGAGGACGCCGACCACACGGTTCCGGCCGGCGACCCGAACCCGACGAGTCCGTCCGCACTGGACCCCGAGAGCACGCTCGCGCCGGCCGTCGCCGACACCACCGAGGCGCTGCTGGACGTGGAGCTGGGGCTCTCGTTCGACTCCGGGGGACTCCTCTAG